CGGATTGAAGACTTTTGATTTCGGACTTGGTCTTGGTGCAGGATATTACTTCACTCCTAACATCGGAGTTAACGTAAGATATGTTGCTGGATTAACTGATATCGTTAAAGACAGAATCGGTGGTGATTCTGCTAAAAACGGAGCATTCCAAGTTGGTTTAGCTTATAAATTCTAAGCTTTATCACTTAGCTTTAATAACAAACTTATAACCGGATTATGTATTTAATCCGGTTTTTTTATATCTCAGTCTAAAATTTATTTTTTTGGCAAGGAATTTGCGTATAGAGTATTAATTGTATCTGTTTTGAAAGTTTATTTAAACTCTATTTTTTTACTTTATGATTTTAAAATAAGAAGATAATTTAAAAATAAATTAAAATATTTTATCACATATTGATTTAAAGCTAAAAAACAGATAATGAAAGTATACATTTATATTTTCGCAATAAATAGAATACATTTTGATTTCAATAGAAAAAGTCAGGTTTACTTGTTAAATCTGACTTTTTCGCTTTTATATGATTTTTATCATTTCTGTCTCTTTGGCGGGACTTTTGATGCAGCCTGAGAGAAAATTTAAATTTTATAACCATGAAAAAAATATTCATAGGATTGGCATTTGCAGGAAGCCTTTTTATTAATGCGCAGGAAAAAACCAAATCATCCTCTCCTTCCCCTATTACTTTTGGAGTGAAAGGAGGATTAAATCTCTCTACTGTTTCTGAAAACAATAAATATAGTGAGTATCATGATGATGAAAATAAAATAAAAGCTGGTTTTCATGCTGGAGTCTTTGTTAATATTCCAGTGGCAGAAAAATTCAGTATTCAACCAGAGCTTCTTTTCAGCCAATTAGGGGCAAAAATAGAAGAGAGAGAAAGGTACCTTGTAGCTGATTACAGCTATAAAAGGGATTCGGATTATAAAGCAAACTTTAATTACCTTGTTCTTCCGGTGATGGTTCAATATAATATTCTTCCACAGCTTTATGTTGAGGCAGGTCCTGAGTTTGGATATTTGATGGGCGGAAGATTTAAAGGTGATGATGTAACTACAATCAGAAAGTCGGCAGGGAGCTCAACAGTTATCACTAAAGAGAGCATTTCTGAAAAATTAGACACTGATCTTTATAACAGATTCCAATTTGGATTAGGGATTGGTGCAGGATATTATTTTACTCAAAACTTTGGAGTAACAGCAAGATTTACTGCAGGACTTACCAATATTTTAAAGGATACTGAAGGGGATTACAAAATAAGAAACAATGCTTTTCAAGTAGGTGTAGCTTATAAATTCAAATAGATATTTATTATTTTTCGATGTAGGCCAGGTATTTTTTAATACCTGGTTTTTTGTTTTTGATGTAGAGATCTGGAAATTAAAAATTCTCAGCATTAAAGAAATAAAATTATTGCCAATTAAGATATATTATCCAAATAGAATAAATTTAACATAAAATTTATCATAAATACTCCTTATATATTGAAATATTTTATATAAAACAGGATATAATGATTCTTTATTTAATTGGAAAAACCCGTTGAAACAGCCTGTATATCTATGTTTTTTGAGTTTGGCAAGCATTTTGCAAAATAAACCGCGAATGGTTGAAAGACCATCAAGTAGTAAAAATTAAAAAATAAAAATTATGAAGAAGTTATTTTTAGGACTGGCATTAACTGCTGGAACTTTAGCCTTTGCTCAGGAATCAACAACTGTAAATACATCACCTCTTAAAAAAGATGCTCAACCTGTAAGATTTGGTATTAAAGCCGGAGGTAACTCAGCGTATTTCAGTGAGCAAAAATTCGGAATGAACAGCCAGAAATTAGGTTTCCACGCCGGAGCTTTTGTAAACATTCCTATCTCTAAACAATTCAGCTTCCAGCCAGAGGTATTATACAACCAAATGGGAGCAAGAGATGTAGCCTATTCAACAGAAGTAACTACAGGAGCAACTACTGTAAAAACTAAAGGAGAAAGTAAAGTAACAATGAACTATATTTCAGTTCCTTTAATGGTTCAGATGAGACCTATGGATAAATTCTATGTTGAAGCAGGTCCTGAATTCAGTTACTTTATCAACGGTAAAACTAAAGGAGAAGCTACTGTAGCATCTACCACAGGAGGAATAACTACAACTACAACACAATCTCAGTCTGATGATCTTAATAAAGATGATATCAACAAATTCAACTTCGGTTTAGGTCTTGGTTTAGGATATGATATCACCAATAACATTGGGATCAGCGCAAGATATGTTAACAGTTTAACAAAGATCGATAAGAGCAGACCAGCTGCTGAAAACAACAACAGAGTTTTCCAATTAGGTCTGAACTATAAGTTCTAATAAAAAATAAACCAATTTTTTAACTTCAGATGCAGATTTCTGCATCGCATAAAATAGCCGGAAGAATTTCTTCCGGCTATTTATATTTTGATGAAATAGCTATTGCAATATTGATGTATAATTTTATGTGTAGTGTCATTCTGAGTGAAATGAAGAATCTCTTTCAACCCTTTTGAGAACCCTTATTCAAATATTCTTGGGTCATCACTGATCACACCATCAATTCCCATACTTTTTAACTCGTTTAATCTTTCTTTAGTATTCACGGTCCACGGGATCACTTTCATGCCTAATGCATGACATTCTTGTACGAGTTTAGAGGTAACCAGTCTATGATCCGGACTATAAATAGTTGGGGTAAAGCTTAAAAACTTCATATCACCTGCTACTCCATTCAGATGATCCGGATATAATTTAAATTTTTCAACCGGAATATTTTTGAAATTCGCCCGTTGTTGTGCTAATTTTCTATCATTCACTTCTTCTACAAGTAAAGCGGTCATCATTTTAGGATATTCTTTATGGATGATCTCAAGGGTTCTGGGATCAAATGACTGAATAATTACTCTATCCTGAATTCCTTTTTCTATAATAATCTTCATCATCAGATTCACAAATTCTTTTGGCTCAGGATGAAAAATATGATCCGAGAAAGGACGTGTTTTTGTTTCAATATTATAATATGGTAGTGGCCTTTTCAACTCACGGGAATAACTTTCCACAGCATCTATTACCTCAGAAAAAAGAGGTTTCTGAACTTTCACTTTCTTTTGATCAGGATAATTTTCGAGTTTCTTCAATCCTACATCAAATGTCTGAATCTTTGCGTAGGGCATTTCGTAAATCTTATAGTAAAAACCTGAGTCTTTCGGAATATAGGTTCCATCTGGTTTGGTAATTAACTCCGGTGATAGAAATGAATCATGGGAAAGGATCACTTTTTTATCTTTTGTAATTGCCAGATCCATTTCAAGGGTTGTAACATTCATTTGTAAGGCATTTTTCATCGCCGGGATTGTATTCTCCGGATATAAAGATTTTCCGCCACGATGTGCCTGGTTATCGAAAGACTGTGCTGAATACAGTTGAGTGGCAATAATAAATATACCTGATAAAAATGCGTTCTTCATATTCCTGAAATTTTAATCTGATAAAATTAAAACTTACTGGTGTATTTTATAATACCGGAACATTAAGGTTATGCTACATTTTATGGCGTTTTGGAGTAAAAAAAGCAGACCGAATGGAGGCAAATATAATGAGACACGATTTCCCCGGAATGACATAATACAACAAAAAGAGCCAGATAGTAAATACCTGGCTCTCTATTATATGTAAGAAATATTTTAATTAAATAGTTCTACCTCCTCTCCTTTTCCTACTGGATATTCTTCTGTAAAGCATCCAAAGCAGTGATTAGAAGATCCTAAAATATCTTTTAGGTTGTCTATGCTCAAAAACTCTAAAGAATCTACTCCTAAATAGTTTCTAAGTTCTTCTGTAGACATATTTGCTGAGATCAGATCATCTTTTGACGGAGTATCAATTCCCAGATAACATGGAGCAATAATAGGTGGA
This Chryseobacterium sp. G0162 DNA region includes the following protein-coding sequences:
- a CDS encoding porin family protein; translated protein: MKKIFIGLAFAGSLFINAQEKTKSSSPSPITFGVKGGLNLSTVSENNKYSEYHDDENKIKAGFHAGVFVNIPVAEKFSIQPELLFSQLGAKIEERERYLVADYSYKRDSDYKANFNYLVLPVMVQYNILPQLYVEAGPEFGYLMGGRFKGDDVTTIRKSAGSSTVITKESISEKLDTDLYNRFQFGLGIGAGYYFTQNFGVTARFTAGLTNILKDTEGDYKIRNNAFQVGVAYKFK
- a CDS encoding porin family protein translates to MKKLFLGLALTAGTLAFAQESTTVNTSPLKKDAQPVRFGIKAGGNSAYFSEQKFGMNSQKLGFHAGAFVNIPISKQFSFQPEVLYNQMGARDVAYSTEVTTGATTVKTKGESKVTMNYISVPLMVQMRPMDKFYVEAGPEFSYFINGKTKGEATVASTTGGITTTTTQSQSDDLNKDDINKFNFGLGLGLGYDITNNIGISARYVNSLTKIDKSRPAAENNNRVFQLGLNYKF
- a CDS encoding glycerophosphodiester phosphodiesterase family protein, with protein sequence MKNAFLSGIFIIATQLYSAQSFDNQAHRGGKSLYPENTIPAMKNALQMNVTTLEMDLAITKDKKVILSHDSFLSPELITKPDGTYIPKDSGFYYKIYEMPYAKIQTFDVGLKKLENYPDQKKVKVQKPLFSEVIDAVESYSRELKRPLPYYNIETKTRPFSDHIFHPEPKEFVNLMMKIIIEKGIQDRVIIQSFDPRTLEIIHKEYPKMMTALLVEEVNDRKLAQQRANFKNIPVEKFKLYPDHLNGVAGDMKFLSFTPTIYSPDHRLVTSKLVQECHALGMKVIPWTVNTKERLNELKSMGIDGVISDDPRIFE